From the Oncorhynchus nerka isolate Pitt River linkage group LG20, Oner_Uvic_2.0, whole genome shotgun sequence genome, one window contains:
- the LOC135562765 gene encoding olfactory receptor 5AN1-like, translated as MAHKFIMNSTQVFNHTGPCVAHTFENGTEDDKRNFDLGGCLFLFIMPFDAVVNVLVFVFLMLTILSLAVNGFTLLGLGRSEDLSWEPRYTLLKNLILSDMVQTINVGPFVTHCLLQRSTMNFNTLCLLQYFTGSVCIFSTLITITCMAIERYLYVCHAIHYLSILTPLRLRLSVGLTWVLSISVGCVNFTLLHQGEGEYGTATSGLICEPDTVERHMGFPRAAAITRKLVGFIFTLLCLLSYFFAYVRMYQDARNAVVPFNTVNTRARNTVLFYCGMVFLQLLPMFLKITSDALWELEGTGAMMTALSGAGTSLSAGTLHISLLILIMVPPCINPLIFGIRNWEVRQALFRLFHWKGNPPELELERTWVRSQHRAGVLE; from the coding sequence ATGGCTCATAAGTTCATCATGAATTCCACTCAGGTGTTCAACCACACGGGTCCATGCGTTGCTCATACTTTTGAGAACGGAACGGAAGATGACAAGCGCAACTTCGACCTAGGAGGCTGCCTCTTTTTGTTCATAATGCCATTTGATGCAGTCGTGAATGTGCTGGTTTTTGTGTTCTTGATGCTCACAATCCTGTCTTTGGCTGTGAACGGATTCACTTTGTTGGGACTGGGACGCTCGGAGGACCTATCTTGGGAGCCACGCTACACCCTGCTGAAGAACTTGATTCTGAGTGACATGGTGCAAACCATCAATGTGGGCCCCTTTGTGACCCACTGCTTACTGCAGAGAAGCACAATGAACTTTAACACCTTGTGCCTCCTCCAGTATTTCACCGGCAGCGTCTGCATCTTCAGCACCCTCATCACCATCACCTGCATGGCCATTGAGCGATACCTGTATGTGTGCCATGCCATCCACTACCTGTCCATACTCACCCCTCTACGCCTGCGCCTCTCCGTCGGCCTCACCTGGGTCTTGTCCATCAGCGTTGGCTGCGTTAACTTCACCCTGCTACACCAGGGGGAAGGGGAGTACGGCACAGCAACGTCTGGACTCATATGTGAGCCTGACACAGTGGAACGCCACATGGGTTTCCCCAGGGCAGCGGCTATCACCCGCAAGCTGGTGGGCTTCATCTTCACCCTGCTCTGCCTCCTCAGCTACTTCTTTGCCTATGTACGGATGTACCAGGACGCCCGCAACGCTGTGGTGCCCTTCAACACGGTGAACACGCGGGCGCGCAACACTGTGCTTTTCTACTGTGGGATGGTGTTCCTGCAGCTACTCCCTATGTTCCTCAAGATCACCTCGGATGCTCTGTGGGAGCTAGAGGGCACAGGGGCCATGATGACCGCCCTCTCCGGGGCTGGGACCTCGCTGTCCGCTGGAACTCTGCACATCTCCCTCCTGATCCTCATCATGGTGCCTCCCTGCATCAACCCACTTATCTTTGGCATTCGCAATTGGGAGGTACGTCAGGCGCTGTTCAGACTCTTCCACTGGAAGGGAAACCCCCCTGAGCTGGAGCTGGAGAGGACGTGGGTGAGGTCACAGCACAGGGCAGGTGTGTTGGAATGA